A stretch of Chloroflexota bacterium DNA encodes these proteins:
- the iolG gene encoding inositol 2-dehydrogenase, producing MTINIGLIGAGRMGQVHAENLVHRVPGARLTVVADADAARAAAVAVPLGAAAVGDYRRMLDDPQVDAVVIVTPTGTHAAVIADAAQARKSIFCEKPLAMTLAECDQAIAAAQQAGVILQVGLMRRFDPAYLAAKQHIDAGTIGQPVMIKSLGRDPKRTSLDFARRENSGGMIADMGVHDFDSARWLMGSEVERVYSEGGCLVYPELADVGDIDNAVVNLKFANGAIGNIDLSRNAVYGYDIRTEVIGSRGSLMIGRLQHTPLLVLTANHIAHDGVPYFMERYGEAYVAEMRSFVACVSSGSAPAVSALDARAATAIAVAATRSLDEARPVAIREAADPGREGA from the coding sequence ATGACCATTAACATTGGATTAATCGGCGCCGGCCGCATGGGGCAGGTGCATGCCGAGAACCTGGTACACCGGGTGCCCGGCGCGCGTTTGACTGTCGTGGCCGATGCGGACGCCGCGCGCGCGGCGGCGGTCGCCGTGCCGCTCGGCGCAGCAGCCGTGGGTGACTACCGGCGCATGCTCGACGACCCGCAGGTTGACGCCGTGGTGATCGTGACGCCGACCGGCACGCACGCCGCCGTGATTGCGGATGCGGCGCAAGCGCGCAAATCGATCTTCTGCGAGAAGCCGTTGGCCATGACGCTGGCCGAGTGCGACCAGGCCATTGCCGCGGCGCAGCAAGCGGGCGTGATCCTGCAGGTCGGCCTCATGCGGCGCTTTGACCCGGCCTATCTGGCGGCAAAGCAGCACATTGACGCCGGGACCATCGGCCAACCAGTAATGATCAAATCGCTGGGGCGGGACCCCAAGCGCACCAGCCTGGACTTTGCGCGGCGGGAGAACAGCGGCGGCATGATTGCCGACATGGGAGTGCACGATTTCGACAGCGCGCGCTGGCTGATGGGCAGCGAGGTTGAACGGGTGTATAGCGAGGGCGGCTGCCTGGTCTACCCGGAACTGGCCGACGTGGGCGACATCGACAACGCCGTCGTCAACCTAAAGTTCGCCAACGGCGCGATCGGCAACATCGACCTGAGCCGCAACGCCGTATACGGCTACGACATTCGCACCGAGGTGATTGGCTCGCGCGGCAGCCTGATGATCGGGCGGTTGCAGCACACGCCGTTACTTGTCCTGACCGCGAATCACATTGCGCACGACGGCGTGCCGTACTTCATGGAGCGATACGGCGAGGCGTACGTGGCCGAGATGCGCAGCTTTGTGGCGTGTGTGTCAAGCGGATCGGCGCCGGCGGTTTCGGCGCTCGATGCGCGCGCGGCGACGGCGATTGCCGTGGCGGCCACGCGTTCGCTGGATGAGGCGCGGCCGGTCGCGATTCGTGAGGCGGCCGATCCCGGCCGGGAAGGGGCCTAG